The following nucleotide sequence is from Salvia miltiorrhiza cultivar Shanhuang (shh) chromosome 7, IMPLAD_Smil_shh, whole genome shotgun sequence.
ttgttttataaattgttttttataaaaataaaaattattattatattataaactataattagtatttatcattgaaaaattaaaatttaaaaaattatataccctaactttgaattaatgaacccaaataatctattattaattcaaataaatataaaaaaataattataaatcctaaatggatgaatgaacccttgttaattatctatatattatataaaaacataataaattaaaattgaataaaaaataatttaaaaatataaagaaatgaagagtggtacatgtggtacacactatattttgggacagaggatcccatttgaTACTATACACGTGTAAGTCTACATTCTACACCATATGTGAGTGTATCTGTGTGAAATACAAGTTTATATtatgaataataataaacaataaaAGTCCAATTCTGTACACTGCATCACAGTGCACTTTATCAGCGTATAAAAGTTTGCAAAGAATCAACACATAATATTTCTTCCACACGCATGTAAACGCTAAACGCATGTGACTTGGTATAAATACAGATGAACCAAATTGTatatgtcattcatttcattgtatattttcaatttttttatttatctttcatTTCATCAGATTGCacaagcttttttttttttttttttgaggcaaaGATCGTACAAGCTTTTGATAGATTAAAGATGACTTTTGCTTTGTTTATTGAATTCAGATTTATTTAACTTGGACcaaatttgtaaatttttaatcTTTCTTGTACGGTTGGATTTAAAATTAAAGTATTTGGCTAATGACTCGCACGTAAAGTCATGGTTATGAACAGATTTATTTGACTATTATCAATTTtactataatatataatttttatactttattctatatatttattttaaaacattACTACTCCATATTTGTTTCTAAAAAAACATTACTACTATATGAGAAAAATTGCAATCAAACATCTGATAGCTCCAAAATTATACTAGTCGTGTACAAAATTTAACATACATTCGAAAAATAATTTGTTAAATATTCAAATGttacaaatttataattataaatactccctctgtccaatTATGTAAAGTAAAATTatgtaattctttttttttaatattttacagcTCATTGTGCAATTTGAGTAAACTCTTACCCCCCGTTCTAGAATAAACACCTTAATCATGTGTAATATTTGTGAACTATACAGAAAAGGTAAGTAACAAACTATCGCCGATCATGTGCAATTATctgaaaatcaaataagaagGATAAATCCGAAGATTAAAGGTGACATATACGTACCAACAACGAAATTGGTGATACTATTTGAATAGTATAAAACATTTGAACTCATAAATACTTATTCCACTGGGAGACCATCTCCAAAGTGAGCTAGCTTTGCTACTATTTTGTGAAAGCGTGCATACATGTATGTATAGACCTGCCTtccaattttaaatatattatactatatttttaaatttgtatttATTCTATATGGGTGTGGGGATAGTGAAGctctctcaactctctctctctctctctcctcccatTGGAAGGCTTTTGTTTTGTATCTCTATACATTAATCCATGCTTTTGGCTTTTGCCACCCCATGTGAGGTATCCAGTCAAGAAGATTGTGACCCCTCCAACCATTAtactacacacacacacacacacacacacacacacacacacacatcctaatccatctctctctctcttctctctcttttctctctcaaacCCTTAGTCCCTAGCTAGCTCTTTTGGTTGAAGAACTTGTTTCTCCTACGACGATGATGACTTGACACTTTTTTCTTGCATCAAAGGCTCCCATTTTCCTTGCTTTTTAGGCACTTGCTTTTCTAAGTTCATCATATGTAGAATTGTTTAAAAGGTATTTTTTCCTATTCCCTTTTGCGCTGTAGCGTGTCGCTCAGGCAAATACATCTCTACAAATGCTACCTTTATATGTCATGCAACTGTGGATGAAGATGCAAGCTCTGGGGGTACAAATGTAATTTCACTCTttactttctctcttctttttttcagACCAAACTataataaatcaatttaaagaAAAAGGGGGCTACACCTGCACACAAACACAGCCGTCTTCTTATTATGGTTATTTCCCAACTCCATAGCCATAGGTATATTTTCTAGATTTTTAGGACGAAAGTTTGGAAATTTTTCCATTTGGGCTTCTCAATTTGTGGCGTTTTTGGTCAAATTGAAGCAGAAAATCCCAATGACAGAAACCGGAAACTGAGAATTTTCCGACCAAATTAAAAATGGGATCTTTTAGCGGTTTAGGGATTGGTTTGAGCTTCGTGTTTGGGTGCATTTTAATGGGGCTTGTAGCAGAGCTATACTATCTCCTATGGTGGAAGAAGAAGCTTGCAAAAAGCAACAGCACAAGCAGCAGCGGTAGCAGCAGCAGAGAAATTCAAGAATTCAATCTCCTCTTCTGTTGGAGAAAGCCCAAATCATGcaacagcaacagcagcagcagcagccaagAACTGACAAACCCAGCAAGAAACCACCAAGAAATAGAAGATTTGGAAAGCGGGAAGGAGGTAGGGCTGAAATGCGAGGAAGGGATCGAAGCAGAATTGATGAGGGTGCACAACCTCTGTGGCCCACCGCGATTCCTCTTCACAATCAAAGAGGAGAGCAAGGAAGATTTGGAATTGTGGGAAGATGGGAGATCGAGAAAGGGGTCCAGAACAAGAAGCTTGAGCGACGTCGTCGGCGGCGCCACCCCTTTCCTCACACCATTGTCgtctccatctccatctccgGCCTCTTTGGATTGCTATAGCCACCACGGGATCAACCCGCTCTTCGACTCGCTCCCGGAGGCGGAGCTCGGCCGCCTGCGCTCCTCGCCGCCGCCCAAGTTCAAGTTCTTGAGGGATGCCGAGGATAAGCTGCTGCGGAGGCTGCTGCACGAGGAGGCCCAGACCAGAATTATTCGGCAGAATCTTCAGCAAGATTCGATTTTGGAAGATGGGAATTGTGGGTCTTTCGTCAAGTTTCTTAAAGTGAGAGAGCAGATTCATAATCAAGCAACGCAGGTATTGCCATTGCCTTCTTCTCCACCAACATTGCAACGCAGCGCAGTGGTTGAATGATAGTGTAAAGAAATGAAATCTTTTGAGTTTATTTTTTCCCCCCCACTAAAATTCATTTGTAGTTTGCTACTTGTGTTTGATGATACTacacagttttttttttaatggatttttttttctttaattagtGGCATTTTTACTGATAAAGAGCAAAAATTCTTCTGAAGATTGTGTGTTCTTGATTGAGGTTTTGGctttatatgtgtgtgtgttatgTGTGTTCTTGATTGAGGTTTTGGCTTTATATGTGTGTGTTATGTGTGTTCTGTGTGGTGGTTAGGATAGGTGATAATATCATTATTGTGAGGGGATTTATGCACAGCATATATAAATTTTGCTGTGTGTTTTGTTCAAGTAATTTGGTGAGGAAATTAGAAATTTTGGGGGaaggaattaaataagataggagaagtgataaatttatttggtgttttttgaagaaaaagaaaatagtagTAATAGTATTTAAAGAAAGGAAAAAGTAGGGAGACAAGAGGCATTGGCTATGTTGGAGTCAGGACCAAATaatcatttattttcttttctgtcgattgttattttttttatagtagaaaataaaagtttttGTGTTTCGCTGTTGTGATTCGTAAAAATATctggtttttgaaaaaataaatccaTGTCGCTACTGTGCCCACACACTAGttaaatgaaatttatttttataaaaaaagattTCTGTATTGTAAACACTGTagctattttttgtaatttttgtttttattttatttttaaaaaattatacaattattttaaaaagtattcTTACATTTCGATTTGTAGTATGTTTATTGTTACTAAGAAATCGATTTAATTTTGAGAATGTTATACATTAATTGAAAGGGATTTGAGTTTTTATCGTATTAtctccaaacaattgaaaaaaaatataaatctattccGGTTTAGCGGAGTTTGCGTGGTGCGATTGGGAGTTCCTCTCATCGTAAAAAGATTCTTTATGTATGCGCCATCAAATATCGAAATTAAATTAACcgaatttaaaaactaaatatgggaataaagagaaaatgaaaataggGCACGTCCAATATCATTGAATTTAGTGGAAGCATGAAGCGCCCTAacatttcaaatttatgtccTTTTAAAGCAGAGCTCAATTAATACTTATATGCATTAAATCTATACATTATTAATTAGGTTTCTTTGTTTAATGCGCAGCTTATGATCTAACTTTTGGCCTGACAAACATAATGAATGTAATCAAATTGAATTCTACAGCACAagtcattttctattttaatatcGTTAGCAATTaatctatataaatatttaaatcgAATTCAATTTTTTATGAACCGATTCAATTATCAATTATCAACTATCAACTCTCAATTTTTATGACTAATTTACCCTTCTACAAATTGGAAGTTGAGATTTGAGTTTGAAGTATTTTGTGTTCCTTTTTTCATTTTCCACAAAATtagtttagaaaataaataattgttttGATTCTCATATAGTCGCCAACATTAACAATAGACATGCATCAAACAATTGGCATTAGAAGTAACCATGCCTAACttactttcattttttcttaacaaaaaaacaaatattCTTATGAGCTTAATCAAATTTTGATCAACTAAATACAAACTCTGTTTAAGCAGAGCTAAATAATTTTCTCAATCCTCCAAAACTAAGACACTTGCAAGAAATCATTGCATTTTCCACATCTTAATATATATAActctttgatttaattaatttttatctttttcttcaaTACGAAATCATTATAAAATTCGAATCTATCTGCTTTGAAGCAATCATAACACAAACTATGTTCGAgcacaattttatatttttctcaatTATCTGAGACCTAATCCTTTTCTAATTACATCTATTATCAATTTCAAGATGTATTCGTTTCTGGTTTAAACATTGAATTCACGTAATTTTGCTATGCGTATAATTTAATACTATAATATTTGAGATTTAATGTaacttaataaataaattcaaatatattgaaaactaaattaaattaatattacatTTAGTTATTGTTGGGATTTTAATGACAacgaaaatgaaattaaataaattaaagacgAAAAAAATGAACCACATAAACaacaattaattatatatataccacacaaaccacagaaaaaaaaaaaacaaaaccaaaTAAACCACatagattaaaaataaaatggcGATGGAGTAGAATATCAGTATTTCTTCTATTAGCTAGTGGAGTCAATATTAGTGGAATgagttattttaatttatgaaaataaaatattttattattaaggAAGGATTATGCATACGAATTCTTGAAATTTGAATTGGAAATGCTATTATTCCTTCATTAGTTACCGTGCAGAAtaattatgtaaaatataatttcaattaaaagGGATTTTCTTAAGTTTTGG
It contains:
- the LOC130991884 gene encoding uncharacterized protein LOC130991884 — protein: MGSFSGLGIGLSFVFGCILMGLVAELYYLLWWKKKLAKSNSTSSSGSSSREIQEFNLLFCWRKPKSCNSNSSSSSQELTNPARNHQEIEDLESGKEVGLKCEEGIEAELMRVHNLCGPPRFLFTIKEESKEDLELWEDGRSRKGSRTRSLSDVVGGATPFLTPLSSPSPSPASLDCYSHHGINPLFDSLPEAELGRLRSSPPPKFKFLRDAEDKLLRRLLHEEAQTRIIRQNLQQDSILEDGNCGSFVKFLKVREQIHNQATQVLPLPSSPPTLQRSAVVE